The proteins below come from a single Halomonas binhaiensis genomic window:
- the cysD gene encoding sulfate adenylyltransferase subunit CysD encodes MEITPERQTHLKQLEAESIHIIREVAAEFRNPVMMYSIGKDSSVMLHLARKAFYPGTPPFPLMHVNTTWKFKEMIAFRDRMADEAGMELIEHINQEGVEANINPFDHGSAKYTDIMKTQSLKQALDKYGFDAAFGGARRDEEASRAKERVFSFRDKHHRWEPKSQRPELWNIYNAKVNKGESIRVFPLSNWTELDIWQYIYLESIPIVPLYYSAKRPVVERDGMLIMVDDERLPLEEGEKPQEVSVRFRTLGCYPLTGAVESEAATLPEIIQEMLLTRTSERSGRAIDHDQAGSMEKKKREGYF; translated from the coding sequence ATGGAAATTACTCCAGAGCGTCAAACGCACCTCAAGCAGCTCGAAGCCGAGTCCATTCACATCATTCGTGAAGTGGCGGCCGAGTTCCGCAATCCGGTGATGATGTATTCCATCGGCAAGGACTCCTCGGTCATGCTGCATCTGGCCCGCAAGGCCTTCTATCCGGGGACTCCGCCGTTCCCGCTGATGCACGTCAACACCACCTGGAAGTTCAAGGAGATGATCGCTTTCCGTGACCGCATGGCCGACGAGGCCGGCATGGAGCTGATCGAGCACATCAACCAGGAAGGTGTCGAAGCCAACATCAATCCCTTTGATCACGGCAGCGCCAAGTACACCGACATCATGAAGACCCAGTCCCTCAAGCAGGCCCTGGACAAGTATGGCTTCGATGCGGCCTTTGGTGGCGCCCGCCGCGACGAGGAAGCCAGCCGCGCCAAGGAGCGCGTGTTCTCCTTCCGTGACAAGCATCATCGCTGGGAGCCCAAGAGCCAGCGTCCGGAGCTGTGGAACATCTACAACGCCAAGGTCAACAAGGGCGAGTCCATCCGCGTGTTCCCGCTGTCCAACTGGACCGAGCTGGACATCTGGCAGTACATCTATCTGGAATCCATTCCCATTGTCCCGCTGTACTACTCCGCCAAGCGTCCGGTGGTGGAGCGCGACGGCATGCTGATCATGGTCGACGACGAGCGCCTGCCGCTGGAAGAAGGCGAAAAGCCGCAGGAAGTGTCTGTCCGTTTCCGTACCCTGGGCTGCTACCCGCTGACCGGCGCGGTGGAGTCCGAGGCTGCCACGCTGCCCGAGATCATTCAGGAAATGCTGCTCACCCGTACCAGTGAGCGTAGCGGTCGCGCCATCGACCACGACCAGGCCGGGTCGATGGAAAAGAAAAAGCGCGAAGGTTATTTCTAA
- the cysN gene encoding sulfate adenylyltransferase subunit CysN: MSHQSELIAEDIEQYLKDHENKDLLRFITCGSVDDGKSTLIGRLLHDSKMIYEDQLAAITQASKTSGTTGDEVDLALLVDGLQSEREQGITIDVAYRFFSTDKRKFIIADTPGHEQYTRNMATGASTASLAVILIDARHGVQTQTRRHSFICDLLGIQHLVVAVNKMDLVEGSQQRYDEIVEEYQEIAAKLNAPDIRFVPMSALKGDNVVNRSEGMAWYEGPTLLELLESVEITHDQNLRDLRLPVQYVNRPNLDFRGYCGTLAAGVLTPGQTIRALPSGKTSTVERIVTFDGDLSAAYPGQAITVTLADEIDISRGDWIVAEQDEVPLATAFEADIVWMHETALETGKLYDIKLATRDLAGKVSAIDFQVDVNTLEHRHADHLDLNAIARCQVELTAPVPVDDYRSSPGTGSFIIVDRLTNITVGAGMIHQPLNSELPYEFREHDSKANVVWNRTSVTQAMREQINGHQGKCVWFTGLSGSGKSTLANALEVELNRRGYHTMLLDGDNIRHGLCKDLGMSEADRAENIRRVGEVARLFAEAGVIVITAFISPFRSDRDTARELFTEGGFIEAYVATPLDVCEQRDPKGLYQKAREGKIGDFTGINSPYEVPKDAEVVLKTTEYTQQELVSQLVKSCL, from the coding sequence ATGTCACATCAATCCGAACTGATTGCCGAAGATATCGAGCAGTACCTCAAGGACCACGAGAACAAGGACCTGCTGCGCTTCATCACTTGCGGCAGCGTGGATGACGGCAAGTCGACCCTGATCGGGCGCCTGCTGCACGACTCCAAGATGATCTATGAGGACCAGCTGGCGGCCATCACTCAGGCCTCCAAGACCAGCGGCACCACCGGTGACGAAGTCGACCTGGCCCTGCTGGTGGACGGCCTGCAATCTGAGCGTGAGCAGGGCATCACCATCGACGTGGCCTATCGCTTCTTCTCCACCGACAAGCGCAAGTTCATCATCGCCGACACCCCTGGGCATGAGCAGTACACGCGCAACATGGCCACCGGCGCTTCCACCGCCAGCCTGGCGGTGATCCTGATCGATGCCCGTCATGGCGTGCAGACCCAGACCCGTCGTCACAGCTTCATCTGTGACCTGCTGGGCATCCAGCACCTGGTGGTCGCGGTCAACAAAATGGACCTGGTCGAAGGCTCGCAGCAGCGTTACGACGAGATCGTCGAGGAATACCAGGAAATCGCTGCCAAGCTCAATGCTCCGGACATCCGCTTCGTGCCGATGTCGGCACTGAAGGGCGACAACGTGGTCAACCGCAGCGAGGGCATGGCCTGGTACGAGGGGCCGACCCTGCTGGAACTGCTCGAGAGCGTCGAGATCACTCACGACCAGAACCTGCGCGACCTGCGCCTGCCGGTGCAGTATGTCAACCGTCCCAACCTGGACTTCCGCGGCTACTGCGGCACCCTGGCTGCCGGCGTGCTGACCCCGGGCCAGACGATCCGCGCCCTGCCGTCCGGCAAGACCTCCACGGTCGAGCGCATCGTCACCTTCGATGGTGATCTGTCCGCCGCCTATCCGGGGCAGGCCATCACCGTGACCCTGGCCGACGAGATCGACATCTCCCGCGGTGACTGGATTGTTGCCGAGCAGGACGAAGTACCGCTGGCCACCGCCTTCGAAGCGGACATCGTGTGGATGCACGAGACCGCCCTGGAAACCGGCAAGCTCTACGACATCAAGCTGGCGACCCGCGACCTGGCCGGCAAGGTCTCGGCGATCGACTTCCAGGTCGACGTCAACACCCTCGAGCACCGTCATGCCGACCACCTCGACCTCAACGCCATTGCCCGTTGCCAGGTCGAGCTGACCGCACCGGTGCCGGTCGATGACTACCGCAGCAGCCCGGGCACCGGCAGCTTCATCATCGTCGACCGCCTGACCAACATCACCGTTGGCGCGGGCATGATCCACCAGCCGCTGAACAGCGAGCTGCCCTACGAGTTCCGCGAGCACGACAGCAAGGCCAACGTGGTGTGGAACCGCACCAGCGTGACCCAGGCCATGCGCGAGCAGATCAATGGCCACCAGGGCAAGTGCGTGTGGTTCACCGGTCTGTCCGGCTCCGGCAAGTCGACCCTGGCCAATGCCCTGGAAGTCGAGCTCAACCGTCGCGGCTATCACACCATGCTGCTGGATGGTGACAACATCCGCCATGGCCTGTGCAAGGACCTCGGCATGAGCGAAGCCGACCGGGCCGAGAACATCCGCCGTGTGGGTGAAGTGGCGCGCCTGTTCGCCGAGGCAGGGGTGATCGTGATCACCGCCTTCATCTCGCCGTTCCGCAGCGACCGCGATACCGCCCGGGAGCTGTTCACCGAAGGCGGCTTCATCGAAGCCTATGTGGCCACGCCGCTGGACGTGTGCGAGCAGCGCGATCCCAAGGGGCTGTACCAGAAGGCCCGCGAAGGCAAGATCGGGGACTTCACCGGCATCAACAGTCCCTATGAAGTGCCCAAGGACGCGGAAGTGGTGCTCAAGACTACCGAGTACACCCAGCAAGAGCTGGTCAGTCAGCTTGTGAAGAGCTGCCTGTAA
- a CDS encoding aminotransferase class I/II-fold pyridoxal phosphate-dependent enzyme, producing MSTGDRQRLKQQLLQQRSPAQRTPPSRRKGETSSYADKAALTRFDTLPQYQQITMIREGARHLGLDDPFFRPHQGIAGATTHIGGRELINFSSYNYLGLAGDERVIAAASQAMTEYGTTVSASRIVSGERPIHRQLERAIADAYGCEDAVAFVSGHATNVSTLGELMGPKDLILHDEWVHNSAVVGAQLSGAKRVSFSHNDTSALETLLERHRHQFERVIIVIEGLYSMDGDAPNLGALIELKQRFQCWLMVDEAHSFGVLGEHGLGLREHFQVEAREVDIWMGTLSKSLASCGGYITGCQALVDTLRYLAPGFLYSVGLPPQLAAPALRALELMHQEPDRIARLHQISGYFLEQAKAQGLDTGKSIGAAVVPVIIGSSLKAARLSQHLFEAGINVQPIVYPAVPERAARLRFFLCNEHTQAQIDYTMEQLRTIIPKI from the coding sequence ATGAGTACAGGGGATCGACAGCGTCTGAAACAGCAACTGCTGCAACAGCGCTCCCCTGCGCAACGCACTCCGCCATCACGGCGGAAGGGAGAAACCTCATCCTATGCTGACAAGGCAGCACTGACACGTTTCGACACGCTGCCCCAGTATCAGCAGATCACCATGATCCGGGAAGGCGCCCGGCACCTGGGGCTGGATGACCCTTTCTTTCGTCCCCATCAGGGCATCGCTGGCGCGACCACCCATATCGGTGGGCGTGAGTTGATCAACTTTTCCAGCTACAACTATCTCGGCCTGGCCGGCGATGAACGTGTGATAGCGGCAGCCAGCCAGGCCATGACTGAATACGGCACCACTGTCTCGGCCAGTCGCATCGTCTCGGGAGAGCGGCCCATTCACCGCCAGCTCGAACGTGCCATTGCCGACGCTTACGGCTGTGAGGATGCCGTGGCATTCGTCAGCGGTCATGCCACCAATGTGTCGACCCTCGGTGAGTTGATGGGTCCAAAGGACCTGATCCTGCATGATGAATGGGTCCACAACAGTGCCGTCGTCGGTGCACAACTTTCCGGGGCCAAGCGCGTATCCTTCAGCCATAACGACACCAGCGCCCTGGAAACCCTACTGGAGCGCCATCGCCATCAGTTCGAGCGTGTCATCATCGTCATCGAGGGGCTGTACAGCATGGACGGCGATGCACCGAACCTGGGAGCTCTCATTGAGCTCAAGCAGCGCTTCCAATGCTGGCTGATGGTGGATGAAGCCCATTCCTTTGGTGTTCTCGGCGAACATGGTCTGGGCTTGAGAGAACACTTCCAGGTCGAAGCCAGGGAAGTGGACATCTGGATGGGCACCCTGAGCAAGTCGCTGGCCAGCTGCGGCGGCTATATCACCGGCTGTCAGGCCCTGGTGGACACGCTGCGCTACTTGGCTCCCGGGTTTCTATACAGTGTCGGCCTCCCTCCTCAGCTTGCTGCCCCGGCCCTGCGTGCGCTGGAATTGATGCACCAGGAGCCAGATCGCATAGCACGCCTGCATCAGATTTCAGGCTATTTCCTTGAACAGGCCAAGGCGCAGGGGCTGGATACTGGCAAGAGCATCGGTGCAGCAGTCGTACCGGTCATTATCGGCAGCTCACTCAAGGCTGCCCGGTTATCCCAGCACCTCTTCGAGGCGGGAATCAACGTGCAACCGATTGTCTATCCGGCTGTACCGGAACGAGCCGCACGTCTGCGCTTCTTCCTGTGCAATGAACACACGCAGGCCCAGATTGATTACACCATGGAGCAATTGCGGACCATAATTCCCAAAATCTAA
- a CDS encoding DUF1501 domain-containing protein — protein MLTRRQFLARLAGGCSLLIWPGLTTLAADASEHPQRLLVVLLRGAMDGLGAVPSYGEPRFAELRGPLALPDSGKNAILKLDDNFALHPSMAYCHRLFERQEFGIVHSCGLPYTGRSHFDAQDCLENGSSSPDGSNTGWLNRAVAEMQGAKGLSIASAQPLMVRGDAPFVTWSPTPGKSGGPTVLANHLADLYAEDANLSEAFAQALSSQQIVPDSPAHGGQLAGAMQSAGQFMAEENAPRVVMVQDTGWDTHAQQNAALGRKLVELDTGMKQLHESLGDHWQHTAVVVVTEFGRTVRINGTKGTDHGTASSILLAGGAIKGGKVHGDWPGLSKLQEDRDLISAQDMRSVLKGVLRDHMQIDADALDSRVFPESRDIKAMEGLVA, from the coding sequence ATGTTAACTCGACGCCAGTTTCTTGCCCGCCTGGCCGGTGGCTGCAGCCTGTTGATCTGGCCGGGATTGACGACCCTTGCGGCCGATGCTTCCGAGCACCCACAACGCTTGCTGGTGGTACTGCTGCGTGGCGCCATGGATGGGTTGGGAGCGGTACCCAGCTACGGTGAACCACGTTTCGCGGAACTACGTGGGCCATTGGCTTTGCCTGACTCAGGCAAGAACGCCATTCTCAAGCTGGACGACAACTTCGCCCTGCACCCTTCCATGGCATATTGCCATCGACTCTTCGAGCGCCAGGAGTTTGGTATCGTGCATTCCTGCGGGCTGCCGTATACCGGGCGTTCGCACTTCGATGCCCAGGACTGCCTGGAAAACGGAAGCTCCTCGCCAGACGGCAGCAACACCGGCTGGCTAAATCGCGCAGTGGCCGAGATGCAAGGTGCAAAGGGGCTCAGCATAGCCTCTGCGCAACCACTGATGGTGCGAGGTGATGCACCTTTCGTCACCTGGTCACCCACTCCAGGCAAGAGTGGCGGCCCCACCGTGCTTGCCAACCACCTCGCCGACCTTTACGCCGAGGACGCCAACCTTTCCGAGGCCTTTGCCCAGGCTCTGTCTTCACAGCAGATTGTGCCCGACTCCCCCGCTCACGGCGGACAGTTGGCAGGAGCCATGCAATCTGCCGGACAGTTCATGGCGGAAGAAAATGCCCCCCGGGTCGTCATGGTTCAGGACACGGGTTGGGATACCCATGCCCAACAGAATGCCGCACTCGGGCGCAAGCTGGTCGAACTCGACACCGGCATGAAGCAGTTGCACGAGTCATTGGGAGATCACTGGCAGCACACCGCTGTTGTCGTTGTCACCGAATTTGGCCGTACCGTTCGCATCAACGGGACCAAAGGGACTGACCACGGTACCGCCAGCAGTATCCTGCTGGCCGGAGGCGCCATCAAGGGTGGCAAGGTGCATGGCGACTGGCCGGGACTGTCGAAGCTGCAGGAAGACCGTGACTTGATCTCGGCACAGGACATGCGCAGCGTCTTGAAGGGTGTCCTGCGCGATCATATGCAAATCGATGCAGATGCCCTGGATAGCCGGGTCTTTCCTGAAAGCCGCGATATAAAAGCCATGGAAGGACTCGTTGCCTGA
- a CDS encoding DUF1800 domain-containing protein, with translation MDKSLHDAVLAANRFGLGARPGDLQEIAHDPKEWVLSQLENPASPLDALQGLDDSPTYLNRYAEFRKEFRAARQQAAQDKNADVPVFTKRFGRDFRAETQLRARQQCATDSPVHERLVMFWSNHFTVSAESQDVHMVAGSFEREAIRPHVCDDFASLLLGVEQHPAMLLYLNNEVSIGPDSAVGQRRAQRKADLPSGINENLAREIMELHTLSVDGDYTQQDVIELARGLTGWRTPMQAPNASGTRELSPFGSVYQHAAHEPGNRELLGQSFDQEGLAQGRSMLRFLASQEDTARFIATKLARHYVADEPPEQLVEHLVKAYQQNKGELMPVYRALFTHDLAWQSETRKFRRPDEYLIAMYRALDELPGDDDNHWGRELRLLGQTPFAPRAPAGWGDTARDWVGADALWKRLVIAQRHAAKLDPQRDPMELAQDSLGPQLKEATAVAISQTNPRQGTAILLASPEFQWR, from the coding sequence ATGGACAAGAGCCTTCACGATGCTGTGCTGGCAGCCAACCGTTTCGGGCTAGGTGCCAGACCCGGTGATCTACAGGAGATCGCTCATGACCCCAAGGAGTGGGTGCTGTCGCAGTTGGAAAATCCTGCATCACCACTTGATGCGTTACAGGGCCTGGATGACAGTCCAACCTACCTGAATCGCTATGCCGAATTCCGCAAGGAATTTCGTGCCGCACGCCAGCAGGCAGCGCAGGACAAGAATGCCGACGTCCCGGTGTTCACCAAGCGTTTCGGTCGCGACTTTCGTGCCGAAACCCAGCTTCGCGCCCGCCAGCAATGTGCCACCGACTCGCCCGTGCACGAGCGTCTGGTCATGTTCTGGAGTAACCACTTCACGGTATCCGCCGAAAGTCAGGATGTGCACATGGTTGCAGGCTCCTTTGAGCGCGAAGCCATTCGCCCCCATGTATGCGATGACTTTGCCTCTCTCCTGCTCGGTGTAGAACAACACCCGGCCATGTTGCTGTACCTGAATAACGAGGTTTCCATCGGTCCTGATTCAGCGGTGGGTCAGAGGCGGGCTCAACGCAAGGCTGACCTGCCTTCCGGGATCAATGAGAACCTTGCCCGCGAGATCATGGAGCTACACACCCTCAGTGTGGATGGCGACTATACCCAGCAGGATGTGATTGAACTGGCACGAGGCCTGACCGGGTGGCGAACGCCCATGCAAGCACCGAATGCCAGCGGCACGCGTGAATTGAGCCCTTTCGGCAGTGTCTATCAACATGCTGCCCATGAACCCGGCAACCGTGAACTTCTGGGTCAGAGCTTCGACCAGGAAGGCCTGGCCCAGGGGCGTTCCATGTTGCGCTTTCTCGCCAGCCAGGAAGATACCGCCAGGTTCATTGCCACCAAGCTGGCCCGGCATTACGTTGCCGACGAACCTCCTGAGCAACTGGTTGAGCATCTGGTAAAGGCCTATCAGCAGAACAAGGGCGAACTGATGCCCGTCTACCGGGCACTGTTCACTCATGACCTGGCTTGGCAGAGCGAAACTCGCAAGTTCCGCCGCCCGGACGAATACCTGATTGCCATGTATCGTGCCCTGGACGAGCTTCCAGGGGACGATGACAACCACTGGGGGCGCGAACTTCGCTTGCTGGGACAGACGCCATTTGCACCACGCGCGCCCGCCGGCTGGGGAGATACCGCCAGGGACTGGGTTGGAGCGGATGCCCTGTGGAAACGGCTGGTCATTGCCCAACGCCATGCAGCCAAGCTGGACCCGCAACGCGACCCGATGGAACTGGCACAGGACAGCCTGGGCCCGCAGTTGAAAGAGGCAACCGCTGTCGCCATCAGCCAGACCAATCCTCGCCAGGGTACAGCGATACTGCTGGCCAGTCCGGAATTTCAGTGGCGCTGA
- the cysQ gene encoding 3'(2'),5'-bisphosphate nucleotidase CysQ, which yields MSSFIEPIRQALIDGAVEAGKAILEIYDGEIQVETKGDDSPLTQADLASHRQLEAMLQELTPDVPVLSEESGDISYAERSQWQRYWLVDPLDGTKEFIKRNGEFTVNVALIEEGVPVFGIVHAPVLDATWYGEQGQGAFKIEGGSTTRIHVRTLPEPNTSAWKIVGSRSHGSAEFEAFCERLPEHERVSMGSSLKLCLVAEGAADLYPRLAPTSEWDTAAAQAVVTAAGGEVLNAETLEPLRCNQQDSVLNPFFIVCGQRDERWTEALVQALAN from the coding sequence ATGAGCAGCTTTATCGAGCCGATACGCCAGGCACTGATCGACGGTGCCGTCGAGGCCGGCAAGGCCATCCTCGAGATATACGACGGGGAAATCCAGGTCGAAACCAAGGGTGATGATAGCCCCCTGACCCAGGCTGACCTGGCCTCGCACCGGCAACTGGAGGCCATGCTCCAGGAGCTGACACCGGATGTGCCGGTGCTGTCCGAGGAGTCTGGCGATATTTCCTATGCCGAGCGCAGCCAATGGCAGCGCTATTGGCTGGTCGATCCGCTGGATGGCACCAAGGAGTTCATCAAGCGCAATGGCGAGTTCACCGTCAATGTAGCCCTGATCGAGGAAGGCGTACCGGTGTTCGGCATCGTGCATGCTCCGGTGCTGGATGCCACCTGGTACGGCGAACAAGGACAGGGGGCGTTCAAGATCGAGGGTGGCAGCACGACCCGGATTCACGTGCGCACCTTGCCTGAGCCCAACACCTCAGCATGGAAGATCGTCGGCAGCCGTTCCCATGGTTCGGCGGAATTCGAGGCGTTCTGTGAGCGCTTGCCGGAGCATGAGCGAGTGTCCATGGGCAGCTCCCTGAAACTGTGCCTGGTCGCTGAAGGCGCCGCTGACCTGTATCCACGCCTGGCGCCCACCAGCGAGTGGGATACCGCAGCAGCCCAGGCCGTGGTCACGGCGGCGGGAGGGGAAGTCCTCAATGCCGAAACCCTGGAACCGCTGCGCTGCAACCAGCAGGACAGCGTCCTCAACCCCTTCTTCATCGTGTGTGGTCAACGTGATGAACGCTGGACCGAGGCGCTGGTACAAGCCCTAGCCAACTAA